Proteins encoded within one genomic window of Flavobacteriales bacterium:
- a CDS encoding NADH:ubiquinone reductase (Na(+)-transporting) subunit D yields the protein MSEKKEPLFSKKNRKLLKDPLNDNNPVTTQVLGICSALAITVQLKPAIVMALSVLVVLSVANVVVSLMRNLIPSRIRIIVQLVVIATLVILVDQVLKAFVYDVSKELSVFVGLIITNCIIMGRLEAFALGNKPWKSFLDGLGNAFGYGWILIAVAFFRELLGAGTLFGYPVLEKLGLYEMGYENNGMMILPPMALVTVGIIIWIQRMKNRDLIES from the coding sequence ATGAGTGAAAAGAAAGAACCTTTATTTTCAAAGAAAAATAGAAAGCTCCTCAAAGACCCGCTAAACGATAATAACCCGGTAACTACTCAGGTACTCGGTATTTGTTCGGCTTTAGCAATTACAGTACAATTGAAGCCAGCCATTGTTATGGCATTATCTGTTCTCGTGGTCTTATCAGTAGCGAATGTGGTGGTTTCATTAATGAGGAATTTAATCCCTTCAAGAATTAGAATTATCGTTCAGCTTGTAGTTATTGCAACTTTAGTAATTCTGGTAGACCAAGTATTAAAGGCCTTTGTATATGATGTGAGTAAGGAATTATCCGTATTTGTCGGTTTAATCATTACGAACTGTATCATCATGGGTCGATTAGAAGCTTTTGCTTTAGGCAACAAGCCTTGGAAATCCTTTTTGGACGGTTTAGGTAATGCCTTTGGTTACGGTTGGATTTTGATAGCAGTAGCTTTCTTTAGAGAATTACTAGGTGCTGGAACCTTATTCGGTTACCCTGTCTTAGAAAAACTCGGACTTTATGAGATGGGTTACGAAAACAATGGTATGATGATTTTGCCTCCAATGGCTTTGGTAACAGTAGGTATTATCATCTGGATACAACGAATGAAAAACAGAGATTTAATAGAGTCTTAA
- a CDS encoding NADH:ubiquinone reductase (Na(+)-transporting) subunit F: MIILSTTVIVSSIAIFLVMILALVSILLFAKSKLMPAGKVKITINGEKEIEVDGGSTLLNTLSNEGIFLPSACGGGGTCIQCTCQVHDGGGSILPTEEPHFSKKEIADDFRLGCQVKVKEDMKISIPEEVFGVKKWEATVVSNYNVASFIKEFIVEVPEDMPYEAGGYIQIEIPDCEINYSDIDITAHPTEHPGEEDKFKMEWDNFGLWPLKMKNDEEVVRAYSMASYPAEGRKIMLNVRVATPPWDRAKNAWADVNPGVASSYIFSRKAGDKVTISGPYGEFFINNSEAEMLYIGGGAGMAPMRSHLYELFKTLKTGRKVSYWYGGRSKRELFYLDHFYSLEKEFPNFNFELVLSEPLEEDNWTEKKDLSDKDGDGFVGFVHQAVIDQYLSKHEAPEDIELYFCGPPLMNQAVLKMADDWGIPDENVRFDDFGG, encoded by the coding sequence ATGATAATATTAAGTACAACAGTAATAGTTTCAAGTATAGCCATCTTTTTGGTTATGATTTTGGCATTGGTAAGCATTCTTTTGTTTGCAAAATCCAAGTTAATGCCAGCTGGAAAAGTAAAAATCACTATCAATGGTGAGAAGGAAATAGAAGTAGACGGTGGCTCTACACTTCTCAATACCCTAAGTAATGAAGGTATCTTTTTACCATCGGCTTGTGGTGGTGGTGGAACGTGTATTCAGTGTACCTGCCAAGTGCATGATGGTGGTGGAAGTATTCTACCAACTGAAGAGCCTCACTTCTCCAAGAAAGAAATTGCTGATGACTTTCGTTTAGGTTGTCAAGTAAAGGTAAAGGAAGATATGAAAATCTCTATTCCAGAGGAAGTCTTTGGAGTAAAGAAATGGGAAGCAACAGTAGTATCTAACTACAATGTAGCCTCTTTTATTAAAGAATTTATTGTAGAGGTTCCTGAAGATATGCCATACGAAGCGGGTGGATATATTCAAATTGAAATTCCTGATTGTGAGATAAACTACTCTGATATTGATATTACTGCTCACCCTACTGAGCATCCAGGAGAAGAAGATAAATTTAAAATGGAGTGGGATAACTTCGGTTTATGGCCACTAAAAATGAAGAATGACGAAGAAGTGGTAAGAGCATATTCCATGGCTTCATATCCTGCTGAAGGAAGAAAAATTATGCTTAACGTTCGTGTGGCTACGCCACCATGGGACAGAGCAAAGAATGCTTGGGCGGATGTAAATCCTGGTGTAGCATCTTCTTATATTTTCAGTAGAAAAGCGGGTGATAAAGTAACTATTTCAGGACCTTATGGTGAGTTCTTTATAAATAACTCAGAAGCAGAAATGCTTTATATCGGTGGTGGTGCTGGTATGGCACCAATGCGTTCTCACCTTTATGAATTATTTAAGACCCTAAAGACTGGTCGTAAAGTAAGTTACTGGTATGGTGGACGTTCTAAAAGAGAATTATTCTACCTAGACCATTTTTACAGTCTAGAAAAAGAATTCCCTAACTTCAATTTTGAACTCGTTCTATCAGAGCCTCTTGAAGAAGATAATTGGACTGAGAAGAAAGACTTAAGTGATAAAGATGGAGACGGTTTTGTAGGTTTTGTTCACCAAGCAGTGATTGATCAATACCTTAGTAAACACGAAGCTCCAGAAGATATTGAACTGTATTTCTGTGGACCCCCACTGATGAATCAGGCTGTTCTAAAAATGGCTGATGATTGGGGTATTCCAGATGAAAATGTTCGTTTTGACGACTTTGGTGGCTAA
- the nqrE gene encoding NADH:ubiquinone reductase (Na(+)-transporting) subunit E, which produces MQELVNIFIKSIFIDNMIFAYFLGMCSYLAVSKTVKTSVGMGFAVIFVLGITIPINYLLENYVLKQGALIWLGDSFADVDLSFLSFIMFIAVIASMVQLVEMIVEKISPALYGSLGIFLPLIAVNCAILGGSLFMQERAYNSIVEATVFGLGSGIGWFLAIVAIAAIREKIRYSHVPGPLRGLGITFIITGLMGIAFMSFMGIKL; this is translated from the coding sequence ATGCAAGAATTAGTAAACATATTTATAAAGTCAATTTTTATTGACAACATGATATTCGCCTATTTTTTAGGAATGTGTTCCTATTTGGCAGTATCCAAAACAGTAAAGACTTCTGTTGGTATGGGCTTTGCGGTAATTTTCGTACTAGGAATTACTATACCAATCAACTATTTACTAGAGAATTATGTGCTTAAGCAAGGGGCTTTAATTTGGCTCGGTGATTCTTTCGCTGATGTAGATTTAAGTTTCTTGAGCTTCATCATGTTTATCGCTGTCATTGCATCTATGGTGCAGTTGGTAGAAATGATTGTTGAGAAAATATCTCCAGCACTTTACGGTTCACTAGGAATCTTTTTACCGCTTATCGCAGTAAACTGTGCCATCTTGGGTGGCTCACTATTTATGCAAGAAAGAGCATACAATTCTATAGTAGAGGCAACCGTCTTTGGTTTAGGCTCTGGAATTGGATGGTTTTTAGCTATTGTAGCTATTGCAGCCATTCGTGAAAAAATTAGATATTCTCATGTGCCAGGACCTCTAAGAGGATTAGGTATCACCTTTATCATCACAGGTCTTATGGGGATAGCTTTTATGAGCTTTATGGGAATAAAATTATAA
- a CDS encoding NADH:ubiquinone reductase (Na(+)-transporting) subunit B, with protein MKLFKNLLGSVKPHFEKGGKLEKLYPAYDAFETFLFVPDHTTHKGAHVRDAIDLKRTMFMVIIALVPCLLFGMWNVGYQYHLAIGETATLVENFVFGFWKFLPLIIVSYVVGLAVEFAFAIYRGHSVNEGYLVTGLLIPLTMPIDVPLWMLAISVIFAVVIGKEVFGGTGMNILNPALTARAFLFFAYPIYMSGDKVWVYNAMVDGHSGSTILGELAASTNWQSLSWNPFDMMTGIIPGSVGETSFIAIMIGAVILIASGIGSWRIILSTFVGGFVMATLFNMWGANELMSTPAEIHLIIGSFAFGAVFMATDPVTGSQTNKGKYIYGFLIGVFAILIRVFNPAYPEGMMLAILLMNIFAPLVDHYVIQGNIKRRLKRANA; from the coding sequence ATGAAACTATTTAAGAATTTATTAGGCTCTGTAAAGCCACATTTTGAGAAGGGAGGAAAATTGGAGAAGTTATATCCGGCATATGACGCTTTTGAAACTTTTCTATTTGTTCCTGACCACACTACACATAAAGGTGCTCACGTTCGTGATGCTATTGATTTGAAGCGTACTATGTTTATGGTAATTATTGCCCTAGTACCGTGTTTACTTTTCGGTATGTGGAATGTAGGGTATCAATACCATTTAGCAATAGGAGAGACAGCAACTTTAGTTGAAAACTTCGTCTTCGGATTTTGGAAGTTTTTACCTCTAATCATTGTTTCTTATGTAGTAGGATTAGCAGTAGAGTTTGCTTTTGCGATCTACAGAGGACACTCAGTAAATGAGGGTTACCTTGTTACAGGTTTATTAATTCCATTGACTATGCCTATTGATGTGCCACTATGGATGTTGGCTATTTCGGTAATCTTTGCAGTTGTTATTGGTAAAGAAGTATTTGGAGGTACAGGAATGAATATTTTGAATCCTGCACTTACAGCAAGAGCCTTTTTGTTCTTTGCTTATCCTATATATATGTCTGGTGACAAAGTATGGGTATACAACGCTATGGTTGATGGTCATTCAGGTTCTACCATTTTAGGAGAGTTGGCAGCTTCAACCAATTGGCAATCCCTTTCGTGGAATCCATTTGATATGATGACGGGTATTATTCCAGGCTCTGTAGGAGAGACCTCTTTTATTGCAATTATGATAGGCGCTGTTATTCTAATTGCTTCTGGAATCGGAAGTTGGAGAATTATCTTATCCACTTTTGTTGGTGGTTTCGTGATGGCTACACTATTTAACATGTGGGGTGCTAATGAGCTTATGTCTACACCAGCAGAGATACACCTTATAATAGGTAGTTTTGCTTTTGGTGCGGTCTTCATGGCAACTGACCCTGTAACTGGCTCACAAACGAATAAAGGAAAATACATATACGGCTTTTTGATTGGTGTTTTTGCCATTCTAATTCGTGTGTTTAACCCAGCTTATCCGGAAGGAATGATGTTGGCAATACTCTTGATGAACATATTTGCTCCACTAGTAGACCATTATGTGATTCAAGGAAATATTAAAAGAAGATTAAAACGAGCAAACGCTTAA
- the hemN gene encoding oxygen-independent coproporphyrinogen III oxidase, which yields MSLVKKYNVAGPRYTSYPTVPYWDTEKFRVKAWKKSLIKSIDESNEEQGISLYIHLPFCEQMCTFCGCHKHITQRHDDVETPYIHALLKEWKIYLSFFKETPQLKELHIGGGTPTFFAPERLSFFIDQLLSTVRIADKPSFSIEGHPNNTSYEHMEVLYNRGFKRISFGVQDYDEYVQQKINRVQSFEEVKSVTDDARKIGYTSICHDLVYGLPFQNLDGFTDSIKKTILLKPDRIALYSYAHVPWIKGLGQRGFSEEDLPSPKEKLMMSEKAKEMLLEIGYHSIGMDHYAQETDSLYKSYQSNSIHRNFMGYNSSKTQLMIGLGVSSIIDSWYSFAQNTKNLNEYYSLITKGEIPVVKGHHLSPEDLIRRKHILNLMCQFETSWSHKGSFSSIINEIIVKLDEMRKDGLIKLTNNSIHITAKGRPFVRNVCMAFDYYLNQFYKKNDKIFSKTI from the coding sequence ATGAGTTTAGTGAAGAAATACAATGTAGCAGGACCAAGATATACTAGCTATCCTACAGTACCCTATTGGGATACTGAAAAATTTAGAGTGAAGGCTTGGAAAAAGAGCCTTATAAAGTCAATTGACGAAAGTAATGAAGAACAAGGAATCAGTTTATACATTCACCTACCATTCTGTGAGCAGATGTGTACATTTTGCGGATGTCATAAGCACATAACCCAGCGGCACGATGATGTAGAAACACCTTATATACATGCTTTATTGAAAGAGTGGAAAATTTATCTTTCTTTTTTTAAGGAAACGCCCCAATTAAAAGAATTACATATCGGCGGTGGTACTCCAACATTCTTTGCTCCAGAACGATTATCTTTTTTTATTGATCAATTGCTATCTACTGTACGAATTGCCGACAAACCTTCTTTTAGTATTGAAGGACATCCTAACAACACCTCTTATGAACACATGGAGGTATTGTACAATAGGGGCTTTAAACGTATTAGTTTTGGCGTTCAAGACTACGATGAATATGTTCAGCAAAAGATTAATAGAGTACAATCCTTTGAAGAAGTGAAATCAGTAACAGATGATGCTCGAAAAATTGGTTATACATCAATATGTCATGATTTAGTATATGGCTTGCCATTTCAAAATTTAGATGGCTTTACAGATAGTATTAAAAAGACCATACTGCTAAAACCCGATAGAATAGCCTTGTACAGTTATGCTCATGTACCTTGGATAAAAGGTTTAGGACAACGTGGTTTTTCTGAAGAGGATCTTCCTTCACCAAAGGAAAAATTAATGATGTCTGAGAAAGCAAAAGAAATGTTATTAGAAATTGGCTACCATTCCATAGGCATGGATCATTACGCTCAAGAAACAGATTCTCTTTATAAATCGTATCAATCAAACAGCATTCATAGAAACTTTATGGGTTATAATTCCTCCAAAACTCAGCTCATGATTGGTCTTGGAGTGTCGTCAATAATTGATTCGTGGTATTCTTTTGCCCAAAACACTAAAAATTTAAATGAATATTATTCTTTAATTACCAAAGGAGAAATACCCGTAGTTAAAGGTCATCACCTCAGTCCTGAAGATTTAATTAGGCGTAAACACATACTAAACCTCATGTGTCAGTTTGAAACTTCTTGGAGCCATAAGGGTTCGTTTTCATCAATAATTAACGAAATTATTGTAAAATTAGATGAAATGCGTAAAGATGGTCTAATAAAATTAACTAACAATTCTATTCATATTACTGCTAAAGGAAGACCTTTTGTTAGAAATGTATGTATGGCATTTGACTATTATCTCAATCAATTTTATAAGAAGAACGATAAGATTTTTTCAAAGACGATTTAA
- the pruA gene encoding L-glutamate gamma-semialdehyde dehydrogenase translates to MSKGVFNVPIATNEPVLSYEEGSSEREEVLKTYKEMYASKINVPLYIGGKEITTSTQKDMCPPHDHKHILGQFSVGDASHVNEAIDSALAAREEWAAMPWHQRVAIFLKAAELLAGPFRAKINAATMLAQSKNVFQAEIDAACELIDFFKFNAEYVTQLYGEQPESAPGMWNRLEHRPLEGFVLAITPFNFTSICANLCAAPAMMGNVVVWKPADTQVYSAKIIMDLFKAAGLPDGVINMVAVDGPTLGDVVFEHKDFAGLHFTGSTGVFRHLWRTIGNNIEKYRSYPRIVGETGGKDFIVAHESAVAAEVATGISRGAFEYQGQKCSAASRAYVPSNIWDDVKSQVIADVKSFKMGSPEDPSNFINAVIDEKAFDKISSYIDFAKEQSDAEIIAGGGYDKSKGYFIEPTVIVTTNPKFRTLCEEIFGPVITIYVYEPKDWKATLELVDGTSEYALTGAVFSTDRYAIEEASKALENAAGNFYINDKPTGAVVGQQPFGGARGSGTNDKAGSILNLLRWVSPRTIKETFVPAKDYRYPFLG, encoded by the coding sequence ATGTCTAAAGGTGTTTTTAACGTACCCATTGCTACCAACGAGCCAGTTTTAAGCTATGAAGAAGGCAGTAGCGAAAGAGAAGAAGTATTAAAGACGTACAAAGAAATGTACGCTTCAAAAATAAATGTACCCCTCTATATTGGTGGCAAAGAAATTACCACCTCTACACAAAAAGACATGTGTCCTCCTCACGACCATAAACACATATTAGGACAATTCAGTGTTGGCGATGCTTCGCACGTCAATGAGGCCATAGACTCTGCCCTAGCCGCAAGAGAAGAATGGGCAGCTATGCCTTGGCACCAAAGGGTAGCTATTTTCTTAAAAGCAGCCGAGCTTTTAGCAGGACCTTTCAGAGCAAAGATTAATGCAGCCACCATGTTGGCACAATCAAAAAATGTATTTCAAGCTGAAATAGACGCCGCTTGTGAGCTTATTGACTTCTTTAAGTTCAATGCCGAATACGTAACACAATTGTACGGCGAACAGCCTGAGTCTGCGCCAGGAATGTGGAACAGACTAGAACACCGCCCATTAGAAGGTTTTGTTCTAGCCATTACACCTTTTAACTTTACCTCTATCTGTGCTAACCTTTGTGCAGCACCCGCCATGATGGGTAATGTTGTGGTATGGAAACCGGCTGATACGCAAGTGTATTCTGCCAAAATAATTATGGACTTATTCAAAGCAGCCGGTTTGCCTGATGGCGTTATCAATATGGTAGCCGTTGACGGCCCTACTCTTGGCGATGTAGTCTTTGAGCACAAAGATTTTGCAGGCCTTCACTTTACAGGCTCTACAGGCGTTTTCAGACACCTTTGGAGAACCATTGGCAACAACATCGAAAAATACAGAAGCTACCCTAGAATTGTAGGGGAAACTGGTGGAAAAGACTTCATTGTAGCGCACGAGTCTGCAGTAGCAGCAGAAGTAGCAACAGGTATATCAAGAGGTGCTTTTGAATACCAAGGTCAAAAATGCTCAGCAGCATCCAGAGCATATGTTCCATCAAACATTTGGGATGACGTAAAATCTCAAGTAATAGCGGATGTAAAATCCTTCAAAATGGGAAGTCCTGAAGACCCATCAAACTTCATCAATGCAGTCATTGACGAAAAGGCTTTTGACAAAATATCAAGCTACATAGACTTCGCTAAAGAGCAATCTGATGCTGAGATTATTGCTGGTGGTGGATACGATAAATCTAAAGGTTACTTCATAGAGCCTACCGTAATAGTTACAACCAACCCAAAATTCAGAACACTCTGCGAAGAAATATTTGGGCCAGTCATCACTATTTATGTATACGAGCCAAAAGACTGGAAAGCCACTTTAGAATTAGTAGATGGCACTAGCGAATACGCTCTTACAGGGGCTGTTTTCTCTACCGATCGATACGCTATTGAAGAAGCCTCAAAAGCATTAGAAAATGCCGCAGGAAACTTCTACATCAACGACAAGCCTACAGGAGCAGTAGTAGGTCAACAGCCATTTGGCGGAGCAAGAGGCTCAGGAACAAACGATAAAGCCGGTTCTATTTTGAACCTTTTACGATGGGTTTCTCCGAGAACAATCAAAGAAACTTTCGTTCCGGCAAAAGACTACAGGTACCCATTTTTGGGATAA
- the nqrC gene encoding NADH:ubiquinone reductase (Na(+)-transporting) subunit C — protein MDANKNSYTFSFAAVMVVLVATLLSVAAISLKPFQDKNVEAEKKQNILSTLGIEVSREDAAKVYKERITTSYVLNNKGEVVEGDAFTVDLGVELKKPVDQQVFPVFEGEKNGQKSYILPMRGKGLWGPIWGYLALQDDMSTVSGAVFDHKSETPGLGAEISLGWFQEPFIGKTIFDGTEFKSIKVVKGGAKEDDMHGVDGISGGTITSDGVSEMLDERLSKYLPFFNQKLSEMIEVEADTLLVDSLQALTLNTID, from the coding sequence ATGGATGCAAATAAAAATTCGTACACATTTAGTTTTGCTGCTGTCATGGTTGTTTTGGTGGCTACCTTATTGTCTGTTGCAGCAATTAGCCTAAAGCCATTTCAAGATAAGAATGTGGAAGCAGAAAAAAAACAAAATATTCTTTCTACTCTAGGTATTGAAGTAAGTAGAGAAGATGCTGCTAAAGTGTATAAAGAGAGAATTACAACGTCTTACGTTTTGAACAATAAAGGTGAAGTTGTTGAGGGTGATGCCTTTACCGTTGATTTGGGTGTTGAGTTAAAAAAGCCTGTTGATCAGCAAGTATTCCCTGTATTCGAAGGAGAAAAAAACGGTCAAAAATCATATATACTTCCAATGAGAGGTAAAGGATTATGGGGACCAATCTGGGGCTATTTAGCACTTCAAGATGATATGAGTACTGTTTCTGGTGCTGTATTTGATCACAAAAGTGAAACACCTGGTCTTGGAGCAGAGATTTCTTTAGGATGGTTTCAAGAGCCATTTATTGGTAAAACCATTTTTGACGGAACAGAATTTAAATCAATTAAAGTTGTTAAAGGCGGTGCAAAAGAAGACGATATGCACGGCGTGGACGGTATTTCTGGAGGAACAATTACTTCAGACGGTGTTTCGGAAATGTTGGACGAGCGTTTGTCCAAATACCTTCCATTCTTTAACCAAAAATTAAGTGAAATGATAGAGGTAGAGGCTGACACTCTTTTAGTGGATAGCCTTCAAGCTCTTACCCTAAATACTATCGACTAA
- a CDS encoding Na(+)-translocating NADH-quinone reductase subunit A produces the protein MSKDIRLKKGLNINLKGEADKVYASIPQSDLFSLKPTDFHGLTPKLTVKAGDKVKAGSCLFFDKYNDRVRFSSPVSGEVTDIVRGAKRRILEVKLKADAETKYESFSTLDAGASREQIIEGLLESGVWPFIRQKPFDIIANPIDTPKAIFISTFNTAPLAPDNDFVLHGLDSEFQTGVNFLKKLTDGVVHLNVDGNTNPSKVFTSCKGVQINKVSGMHPAGNVGVQIHHIDPINKGDVVWYLYPQDVLTIARLFSEGKYDVSRIVALTGPQVEKPRYYRTIAGATIKNLLDENTLIGDNNRFISGDVLTGEKIEKDGNIGFYDSQVTVIEEGNKQEFLGWIAPNLDKFSLSKSYFSWLTPSKKYSLNTNYNGEGRAYVVTGQYEKVLPMDIYPMQLIKACLIDDIDSMEQLGIYEISPEDVALCEFICTSKMEVQSIIRKGLDLIKKECS, from the coding sequence ATGTCAAAAGATATCAGATTAAAAAAAGGCCTTAATATTAACCTCAAAGGAGAGGCCGACAAAGTTTACGCCAGTATACCACAATCCGATTTATTTAGTTTAAAGCCCACCGACTTTCATGGACTTACACCTAAACTGACCGTTAAAGCAGGGGATAAAGTGAAGGCTGGTTCATGCTTATTTTTCGATAAGTACAACGATCGTGTTCGTTTTTCTTCGCCAGTTAGTGGTGAGGTTACGGATATTGTTCGTGGAGCAAAGCGAAGAATTTTAGAAGTAAAACTGAAGGCGGATGCTGAAACAAAGTATGAATCTTTTTCAACTTTGGATGCTGGTGCAAGTAGAGAACAAATCATTGAAGGTTTATTAGAAAGTGGTGTTTGGCCTTTTATTCGCCAAAAGCCATTTGATATCATTGCCAACCCAATAGATACACCAAAGGCTATATTTATTTCAACTTTTAACACAGCTCCTTTAGCTCCGGATAACGATTTCGTTCTTCATGGTCTTGATAGTGAGTTTCAGACTGGTGTCAACTTTTTGAAGAAGTTAACGGATGGTGTAGTACACTTGAATGTTGATGGCAATACTAATCCTTCAAAAGTTTTTACGTCTTGTAAAGGCGTTCAAATCAACAAAGTATCGGGAATGCACCCTGCTGGAAATGTAGGGGTTCAAATTCACCATATAGACCCTATCAACAAAGGCGATGTGGTGTGGTATTTATACCCACAAGATGTATTGACCATTGCACGTTTATTTAGCGAAGGCAAATACGATGTATCTAGAATTGTTGCTTTAACAGGTCCACAGGTTGAAAAGCCACGTTATTACAGAACTATAGCAGGTGCTACTATCAAAAACCTATTGGATGAAAATACGTTGATAGGTGATAACAACCGTTTTATAAGTGGTGATGTATTGACTGGAGAAAAGATTGAAAAAGATGGAAATATCGGATTTTACGATTCTCAAGTGACCGTTATCGAAGAAGGAAATAAACAAGAATTTTTAGGGTGGATAGCACCTAATTTAGATAAGTTCTCTTTGTCTAAATCGTATTTTTCATGGTTAACGCCATCGAAAAAGTATTCTCTAAACACCAATTACAATGGTGAAGGGAGGGCTTATGTAGTTACTGGTCAGTACGAGAAGGTATTACCAATGGATATTTATCCAATGCAACTTATAAAAGCCTGTTTGATTGATGATATTGATTCAATGGAACAATTGGGGATTTATGAAATATCTCCTGAAGATGTTGCACTTTGCGAATTTATATGTACTTCTAAAATGGAAGTGCAGTCCATTATTCGTAAAGGCTTAGATTTAATTAAAAAAGAATGTAGTTAG
- a CDS encoding DUF5103 domain-containing protein gives MKYTSILLFFSSILLVSCGGSKKVSTNTDSLYDDDTDDVIIETLEENGLELEKTAQILSYENAIYNSDIKTVLLHPVGFEMGSPLIHLNDKDSLLLSFDDLTNSPKNYMYSLIHCSADWTPSDLLQNEYLEGFYEEPLINYNFSFNTIQPYIHYQAVIPSNNMRPILSGNYLLIVYPEGEKNKPILSKRLMVLDKKVSVEGTVQRATDLEQRNYQHEIDFSILHTGYTIDNPFGDIKVVITQNDRWDNAVSGLEAVFVKDNEITYDYEEENCFDGGNEYRFFDCQSLRYLSERLANISFENDTNKITLRTDNERRFQRYSNLVQDINGKRLIRVQEGSRDNIEADYALVKFSLPYQHEITHGELYVHGQISDYGFPETHKMHFNEEKGIYEANIYLKQGYYNYEYVFKKNEGGSLSRFIEGTHYQTVNDYKIYIYHRPTGEQYDHLIGIQKLTSKDLL, from the coding sequence TTGAAATACACCTCTATTCTCCTGTTTTTTTCTAGTATATTATTGGTGTCATGTGGCGGCTCTAAGAAAGTAAGCACAAACACTGACTCTTTATACGATGACGATACTGACGATGTAATTATAGAAACATTGGAAGAAAATGGGCTTGAGTTAGAAAAAACAGCGCAAATATTAAGCTATGAAAATGCCATTTATAATAGCGATATCAAAACAGTTTTACTTCACCCAGTTGGTTTTGAAATGGGCAGCCCGTTGATTCATCTCAATGATAAAGACAGCCTTTTATTGTCTTTTGACGATCTCACTAACAGCCCCAAAAACTATATGTATTCTCTCATTCATTGCAGTGCCGATTGGACTCCCTCAGACCTCTTACAAAACGAATACCTAGAAGGTTTTTACGAAGAACCACTCATCAACTACAACTTTTCCTTCAATACTATTCAGCCTTACATACATTACCAAGCCGTCATTCCATCCAATAATATGCGTCCTATACTATCAGGAAATTACCTATTGATTGTATACCCTGAAGGCGAAAAAAACAAGCCCATTTTAAGTAAACGCTTGATGGTATTAGACAAAAAAGTCAGTGTAGAAGGAACGGTCCAACGTGCCACTGATTTGGAACAACGCAATTATCAGCATGAAATTGACTTTAGCATACTGCATACTGGCTATACCATTGACAATCCTTTTGGCGATATTAAAGTCGTAATTACACAAAACGACCGTTGGGATAATGCAGTGAGTGGTCTTGAAGCTGTTTTCGTTAAAGACAACGAAATAACCTACGATTACGAAGAGGAAAACTGTTTTGATGGCGGTAACGAATACCGTTTTTTCGACTGTCAAAGTCTACGTTATTTGTCCGAACGCCTAGCCAATATTAGCTTCGAAAACGACACCAATAAAATTACGTTACGAACAGACAACGAAAGACGTTTTCAGCGTTATTCCAATCTAGTTCAAGACATAAACGGCAAACGCCTAATTCGTGTGCAAGAAGGCAGCAGAGACAATATAGAAGCCGACTATGCTTTAGTGAAATTCTCACTGCCCTATCAACATGAAATTACTCATGGCGAACTTTATGTTCATGGACAGATTAGCGATTACGGTTTCCCCGAAACTCACAAAATGCACTTCAATGAAGAGAAAGGAATATATGAAGCCAACATTTACCTCAAACAAGGCTACTACAACTATGAATACGTTTTTAAGAAAAATGAAGGCGGTAGCCTAAGTCGATTCATTGAAGGCACGCATTACCAAACAGTAAACGATTATAAAATATACATCTACCACCGACCAACAGGTGAACAATACGACCATTTAATAGGAATACAAAAACTGACTTCAAAAGACTTGTTATGA
- a CDS encoding alkylphosphonate utilization protein, whose product METKDCNGNVLKNGDVVIVNKTLDVKGSPIVIKKGTKVKNIRLTDDPKEVDCKVNGTRLVLKTMFLKRN is encoded by the coding sequence ATGGAAACTAAAGATTGCAATGGTAATGTTTTAAAAAATGGCGATGTCGTAATTGTTAACAAAACTCTTGATGTTAAAGGCTCACCTATTGTGATAAAGAAAGGCACAAAAGTCAAAAACATTCGACTTACTGATGACCCTAAGGAAGTAGACTGCAAAGTAAACGGTACACGTTTAGTTCTAAAGACCATGTTTTTAAAGCGAAACTAA